The following are from one region of the Amycolatopsis sp. QT-25 genome:
- the dop gene encoding depupylase/deamidase Dop, translating into MRRIMGTEVEYGIAVPGDATANPVLTSTQVVLAYAAAADIPRARRARWDYEVESPLRDARGFDLTGPSGPGHDPDVEDLGAANVILTNGARLYVDHAHPEYSAPEVTNARDAVIWDKAGERVMEEAARKAATVPGQPPLQLYKNNVDGKGASYGTHENYLMQRSTPFTAVIAGLTPFFASRQVMTGSGRVGVGQQSEEAGFQLSQRSDYIEVEVGLETTLKRGIINTRDEPHADADKYRRLHVIIGDANLAEYSTYLKVGTTALVLDLIEAGIRFDDLKLDEPVRAVHQISHDPTLKAKVSLANGRKYTGLDLQFAYHEIASANLERTGADEASKEVLRVWGEILDALARDPQECADRLDWPAKLRLLEGYRARDQLAWGAPRLRLVDLQYSDVRLDKGLYNRLVTRGSMKRLVTEDEVLAAVTTPPSDTRAYFRGRALEKYANSIAAASWDSVIFDVGRESLVRIPTLEPLRGTKAHVGKLLDDSATAEELVEALTGSD; encoded by the coding sequence ATGCGGCGGATCATGGGAACCGAAGTCGAGTACGGCATCGCGGTGCCGGGCGACGCGACGGCGAACCCGGTACTCACCTCGACCCAGGTCGTGCTGGCCTACGCGGCCGCGGCCGACATCCCGCGGGCGAGGCGGGCACGGTGGGACTACGAGGTGGAATCGCCACTGCGCGACGCCCGCGGGTTCGACCTGACCGGCCCGAGCGGCCCAGGGCACGACCCGGACGTCGAGGATCTCGGTGCGGCGAACGTCATCTTGACCAACGGGGCGCGGTTGTACGTCGACCACGCGCACCCCGAGTACTCGGCCCCCGAGGTGACGAACGCGCGCGACGCGGTCATCTGGGACAAGGCGGGCGAACGGGTCATGGAGGAGGCGGCACGCAAGGCCGCCACCGTGCCCGGGCAGCCGCCGTTGCAGTTGTACAAGAACAACGTCGACGGCAAGGGCGCGAGCTACGGCACGCACGAGAACTACCTGATGCAGCGCTCGACGCCGTTCACTGCGGTGATCGCGGGGCTGACGCCGTTCTTCGCGTCCCGGCAGGTGATGACCGGTTCGGGACGGGTCGGTGTCGGGCAGCAGAGCGAGGAAGCCGGTTTCCAGCTCTCGCAGCGCTCCGACTACATCGAGGTCGAGGTCGGCCTGGAGACGACGCTGAAGCGCGGGATCATCAACACCCGCGACGAGCCGCACGCCGACGCGGACAAGTACCGCCGTCTGCACGTCATCATCGGCGACGCGAACCTGGCCGAGTACTCCACGTACCTCAAGGTCGGCACGACCGCGCTGGTGCTGGACCTGATCGAGGCGGGCATCCGGTTCGACGACCTGAAGCTGGACGAGCCGGTGCGGGCCGTGCACCAGATCAGCCACGACCCGACACTGAAGGCGAAGGTGTCGCTGGCCAACGGGCGCAAGTACACCGGGCTGGACCTCCAGTTCGCCTACCACGAGATCGCGTCGGCGAACCTGGAGCGCACCGGCGCGGACGAGGCATCCAAGGAGGTCCTGCGGGTCTGGGGCGAGATCCTGGACGCCTTGGCGCGGGACCCCCAGGAATGCGCGGACAGGCTGGACTGGCCGGCGAAGCTGCGGTTGCTCGAGGGCTACCGCGCGCGGGACCAGCTGGCCTGGGGCGCGCCGCGGTTGCGGCTGGTCGACCTGCAGTACTCGGATGTCCGGTTGGACAAGGGCCTGTACAACAGGCTCGTCACCAGGGGTTCGATGAAGCGCCTGGTGACCGAGGATGAGGTGCTGGCGGCGGTCACGACGCCGCCTTCGGACACCAGGGCCTATTTCCGGGGCCGCGCGCTGGAGAAGTACGCCAACTCCATCGCCGCGGCGTCGTGGGATTCGGTCATCTTCGACGTCGGCAGGGAATCGCTGGTGCGGATCCCGACGTTGGAGCCGTTGCGGGGTACGAAGGCCCACGTGGGGAAGTTGCTGGACGACTCCGCGACCGCCGAGGAGCTGGTGGAGGCGCTCACCGGTTCGGACTAG
- a CDS encoding oxidoreductase, which produces MRRALLVLLGAVVPLAFAGVAQAAPECPAPAWTETPTGTDARLRGLAAVDSRTAWVSGSGGTILRTTDRGRTWKPVAPAGTEALDFRDIEAFDAEHAVALSIGAGDTSRIYRTDDGGKSWRLAFRNSDPAAFYDCVAFFDHRRGLAMSDPVDGKFRLQSTSDGGRTWRPVPSAGMVPALDGEFGFAASGQCLTTSGPRDAWIATGGGARARVLHSGDGGETWAAADTPLPSGASAGVFSVTFRDPRHGVAIGGDHAAPNAPGPAVALSADRGRTWRTPSEAPVGYRSGLAWLGNTVIAVGPGGSDLSPDGGRHWKSFDTGSLDSVACARGACWGSGANGRAVRLSGV; this is translated from the coding sequence ATGCGCCGTGCGTTGCTGGTCCTGCTGGGCGCGGTCGTCCCGCTGGCGTTCGCCGGTGTCGCGCAAGCCGCGCCGGAATGTCCCGCGCCCGCCTGGACGGAGACCCCGACGGGTACGGACGCTCGATTGCGCGGACTCGCCGCGGTGGATTCGCGCACGGCGTGGGTCAGCGGGAGTGGGGGCACCATCCTGCGCACCACCGACCGCGGCCGCACCTGGAAGCCGGTCGCCCCGGCCGGCACCGAGGCGCTCGACTTCCGCGACATCGAGGCCTTCGACGCCGAGCACGCCGTCGCCCTGTCCATCGGGGCCGGCGACACGTCCCGGATCTATCGCACCGACGACGGCGGCAAGAGCTGGCGACTGGCCTTCCGGAACAGCGACCCGGCGGCCTTCTACGACTGTGTCGCGTTCTTCGATCACCGGCGCGGCCTCGCGATGAGCGATCCGGTGGACGGCAAGTTCCGGTTGCAGTCCACTTCGGACGGTGGCCGGACCTGGCGGCCGGTGCCGTCCGCGGGGATGGTTCCCGCGCTCGACGGCGAGTTCGGGTTCGCCGCCAGCGGCCAGTGCCTCACCACGTCCGGCCCGCGTGACGCCTGGATCGCCACCGGCGGTGGCGCCCGAGCACGGGTCCTGCACTCCGGCGACGGCGGCGAGACCTGGGCGGCCGCGGACACCCCGTTGCCCAGCGGCGCCTCCGCCGGGGTCTTCTCGGTGACTTTCCGGGACCCGCGGCACGGCGTGGCCATCGGTGGCGATCACGCGGCGCCGAACGCGCCGGGTCCGGCTGTCGCGCTGAGCGCGGACAGGGGGCGCACCTGGCGGACGCCGTCCGAGGCGCCGGTCGGCTACCGCTCCGGGCTGGCCTGGCTGGGGAACACGGTCATCGCCGTCGGTCCCGGCGGAAGCGATCTGAGCCCGGACGGCGGGCGGCACTGGAAGTCGTTCGACACCGGATCGCTGGACTCGGTCGCTTGCGCGCGCGGGGCGTGCTGGGGGAGCGGGGCGAACGGCAGGGCCGTCCGGCTCAGCGGGGTTTGA
- a CDS encoding NUDIX domain-containing protein, protein MSGSDELVALYDLDGTAVGAATRSRVRAEGLWHAAGVVLVRSSDGGSVYVHLRTPTKDVYPSTWDCWAGGIVAVGETPEECARRELAEELGVHGVELRPLFVHVTDDDTIRCHNFAFETRWDGPFVHQPSEVVEGRWLTLAELRSWLDDPESRFIPDGRLGALEWFRREAAQDSA, encoded by the coding sequence ATGTCAGGCAGTGACGAACTCGTTGCGCTCTATGACCTCGACGGAACCGCGGTGGGAGCGGCCACCCGGTCCCGCGTCCGTGCCGAAGGGCTGTGGCACGCGGCGGGTGTGGTGTTGGTCCGTTCGAGTGACGGTGGCTCCGTTTACGTGCACCTGCGTACTCCCACGAAGGATGTCTATCCCTCCACTTGGGACTGCTGGGCGGGTGGCATCGTCGCGGTGGGTGAGACCCCGGAGGAGTGCGCGCGCCGGGAACTCGCCGAAGAACTGGGTGTTCACGGAGTGGAACTGCGGCCCCTTTTCGTCCACGTCACCGACGACGACACGATCCGCTGCCACAACTTCGCGTTCGAAACACGCTGGGACGGCCCCTTCGTCCATCAACCGTCCGAGGTCGTGGAAGGACGTTGGCTGACGCTGGCCGAGTTGCGTTCGTGGCTCGACGATCCGGAGAGCCGGTTCATCCCGGACGGCCGTCTCGGTGCGCTGGAGTGGTTCCGGCGGGAAGCCGCACAGGACTCGGCCTAA
- the prcA gene encoding proteasome subunit alpha, whose product MTMPLYASPEQLMRERSEIARKGIARGRSVVVLKYRGGVLFVAENPSATLHKVSEIYDRIGFAAVGRYSEFENLRVAGIRHADLKGYQYDRRDVSARALANAYAATLGSIFTEQLKPFEVEVCVAEVGATAAEDQLYRLTYDGSIFDEPKFVVMGGQADTLTTKLKESFESDMELDAALGVAVKALRANTPTPTNGDSDPVKLEVAVLERERRGRKFRRVTGAALDTLLPAEPEEPAKDEAEGESKKD is encoded by the coding sequence GTGACGATGCCGTTGTACGCCTCTCCCGAGCAGCTGATGCGGGAGCGTTCCGAGATCGCGCGCAAGGGCATCGCGCGTGGCCGGAGCGTGGTCGTGCTCAAGTACCGCGGTGGCGTGCTGTTCGTGGCCGAGAACCCCTCGGCGACGTTGCACAAGGTGTCGGAGATCTACGACCGGATCGGCTTCGCGGCCGTGGGCCGCTACAGCGAATTCGAGAACCTCCGCGTCGCCGGCATCCGGCACGCGGACCTGAAGGGCTACCAGTACGACCGGCGGGACGTCAGCGCGCGTGCGCTGGCGAACGCGTACGCCGCGACGCTGGGCAGCATTTTCACCGAGCAGCTGAAGCCGTTCGAGGTGGAGGTCTGCGTCGCCGAGGTCGGCGCGACGGCGGCCGAAGACCAGCTGTACCGGTTGACCTACGACGGCTCGATCTTCGACGAGCCGAAGTTCGTCGTGATGGGCGGTCAGGCCGACACGCTCACCACGAAGCTCAAGGAAAGTTTCGAGTCGGACATGGAACTGGATGCGGCGCTCGGCGTCGCGGTGAAGGCGTTGCGCGCCAACACCCCCACGCCCACGAACGGCGACTCGGACCCGGTGAAGCTCGAGGTCGCCGTCCTGGAACGGGAGCGGCGCGGCCGCAAGTTCCGCCGGGTCACCGGTGCCGCGCTGGACACGCTTCTGCCCGCCGAGCCGGAGGAGCCCGCGAAGGACGAAGCCGAGGGCGAGTCCAAGAAGGACTGA
- a CDS encoding RICIN domain-containing protein produces the protein MTKMKRMAGIVAAVAGVLTLVTAPAATAAPQPTGDGFKTVSVHGMKLIPVKRTSTGARTQAAGLADADMFLIPSGLDTNKCWDADLNTINRNGTKMQLWDCNFDADHQAFYITDNPEGYTRFQNVASGRYLDADLNTINKNGTIVQLWDFIAGAKNQWWGGTVNPEGYVRFQNPSSGRYLTAEGNSASNGTRLQLWSFIAGGRSQWWGSGPA, from the coding sequence ATGACGAAAATGAAGCGCATGGCAGGGATCGTCGCCGCCGTCGCGGGTGTCCTGACCCTGGTCACCGCGCCCGCCGCCACCGCGGCCCCGCAGCCCACCGGCGACGGGTTCAAGACGGTCAGCGTGCACGGTATGAAGCTCATCCCGGTCAAGCGCACCTCCACCGGCGCGCGCACGCAGGCCGCCGGACTCGCCGACGCGGACATGTTCCTCATCCCGTCCGGGCTCGACACGAACAAGTGCTGGGACGCCGACCTGAACACCATCAACCGCAACGGCACCAAAATGCAGCTCTGGGACTGCAACTTCGACGCGGACCACCAGGCGTTCTACATCACCGACAACCCCGAGGGCTACACCCGCTTCCAGAACGTGGCCAGCGGCCGCTACCTGGACGCGGACCTCAACACCATCAACAAGAACGGCACCATCGTCCAGCTTTGGGACTTCATCGCCGGCGCCAAGAACCAGTGGTGGGGCGGCACCGTCAACCCCGAGGGTTACGTTCGCTTCCAGAACCCGAGCAGTGGCCGCTACCTGACCGCGGAGGGCAACTCGGCCAGCAACGGCACGCGGCTCCAGCTGTGGAGCTTCATCGCCGGTGGCCGCAGCCAGTGGTGGGGCAGCGGCCCCGCCTGA
- the prcB gene encoding proteasome subunit beta — MEHTSGKSALPAAYFSSATSSFSDFLRAQAPELLPERRVSTGAGGLDAPHGTTIVAVKFAGGVLIAGDRRATSGNLIASRDMEKVHVTDEYSAVGIAGSAGLAIEMVRLYAVELAHYEKIEGVSLSLDGKTNKLAGLVKSNLEMAMAGLAVLPLFVGYDLDAEDAKHAGRIVSYDATGGRYEETAGYHAIGSGSLFAKGSLKKLYDPDADAEAAIRTAVEALYDAADDDTATGGPDLVRRIFPTIVTVTAEQGAVALPLERTTAVAEAIVAARAERGR; from the coding sequence ATGGAACACACCTCGGGTAAGTCGGCGCTGCCCGCCGCGTACTTCTCGTCGGCGACCTCGTCGTTCTCGGACTTCCTTCGGGCGCAGGCGCCCGAGTTGCTCCCGGAGCGACGGGTCTCCACCGGGGCGGGCGGGCTCGACGCCCCGCACGGCACGACGATCGTCGCGGTCAAGTTCGCGGGCGGGGTGCTGATCGCCGGCGACCGGCGGGCCACGTCGGGCAACCTGATCGCTTCGCGCGACATGGAGAAGGTGCACGTCACCGACGAGTACTCCGCGGTGGGCATCGCGGGCTCGGCCGGCCTCGCGATCGAGATGGTGCGGCTGTACGCGGTCGAACTGGCGCACTACGAGAAGATCGAGGGTGTTTCGCTCTCGCTCGACGGCAAGACGAACAAGCTCGCCGGGCTGGTGAAGTCCAACCTCGAGATGGCGATGGCGGGGCTGGCCGTGCTGCCGTTGTTCGTCGGGTACGACCTCGACGCGGAGGACGCGAAGCACGCGGGCCGGATCGTCTCGTACGACGCGACGGGCGGACGTTACGAGGAGACCGCCGGCTACCACGCCATCGGCTCGGGATCGCTGTTCGCGAAGGGCTCGCTGAAGAAGCTGTACGACCCGGACGCGGACGCCGAAGCCGCGATCCGGACGGCGGTGGAGGCGCTGTACGACGCGGCGGACGACGACACCGCGACCGGCGGGCCGGATCTGGTGCGCCGGATCTTCCCGACGATCGTGACGGTCACCGCGGAGCAGGGTGCGGTGGCGTTGCCGCTCGAGCGGACGACCGCGGTGGCCGAGGCCATCGTGGCCGCACGAGCCGAGCGCGGGCGCTAG
- a CDS encoding winged helix-turn-helix domain-containing protein has product MRIELTLQDLTRVRLAPEADPLAELVSSLQILQRRDAGSALFNRWRHRVRHGLAESASVLLWLCRPYAPIPAFLVPETDEAGLEAGLAEIARTDSVGLKSALRDVPVNRRLPAWAAGLPDGDTAGLPKLVQAMQDYFDLSLAPGWEPARAQVDADRGMRAQLMLNEGVDAVLASLRPLVRWSSPVLEVGDGTVGSCGADGAGLMISPTYFAVCPVVVPAAGRGAVRLLCPSVRQAAPSTGYGRDVRRSPDTALADLLGPTRAATLAVLASGCSTSELAARLGVTPSAASKHTSVLRRAGLITTARDRNAVLHSLTPLGSALLDA; this is encoded by the coding sequence GTGCGCATCGAGCTGACGTTGCAGGACCTCACGCGCGTCCGGCTCGCGCCCGAAGCCGATCCCTTGGCCGAGCTGGTTTCCAGCCTGCAGATCCTGCAGCGGCGCGACGCGGGCTCGGCGTTGTTCAACCGGTGGCGGCACCGTGTCCGGCACGGGTTGGCGGAGTCGGCTTCGGTGCTGCTGTGGTTGTGCCGCCCGTACGCGCCGATTCCGGCTTTTCTCGTTCCGGAAACCGACGAAGCGGGCTTGGAGGCAGGGCTCGCGGAGATCGCCCGGACCGACTCCGTTGGCTTGAAGTCGGCGTTGCGCGACGTCCCGGTGAACCGCCGGCTGCCCGCCTGGGCGGCGGGATTGCCGGACGGGGACACCGCCGGCCTCCCGAAGCTCGTCCAGGCTATGCAGGACTACTTCGACCTTTCGCTGGCGCCGGGATGGGAACCGGCGCGGGCCCAGGTCGACGCGGACCGGGGGATGCGGGCCCAGTTGATGCTGAACGAGGGCGTGGACGCGGTGCTGGCGAGTTTGCGGCCGCTGGTGCGCTGGTCGTCCCCGGTATTGGAGGTCGGCGACGGAACAGTCGGCTCCTGTGGTGCGGACGGCGCCGGGTTGATGATCTCGCCGACGTATTTCGCGGTGTGCCCGGTGGTCGTTCCGGCGGCGGGCCGGGGGGCCGTCCGGCTGCTCTGCCCGTCGGTGCGGCAGGCGGCCCCGTCGACCGGGTACGGCCGCGACGTACGGAGATCGCCGGACACCGCCCTGGCCGACCTGCTGGGGCCGACCAGGGCGGCGACGCTGGCCGTTCTCGCGTCCGGCTGCAGCACGTCGGAGCTGGCTGCCCGGCTCGGCGTGACTCCGTCGGCGGCCAGCAAGCACACCTCCGTGTTGCGGCGTGCGGGGCTGATCACCACCGCGCGTGACCGCAACGCCGTGCTGCACTCGCTGACGCCGCTGGGCAGCGCCCTGCTGGACGCTTAG
- a CDS encoding ubiquitin-like protein Pup: MAQEKIEKHGGGDSDEEFEGGGPAGQERREKLGEDVDTILDEIDDVLEENAEDFVRAYVQKGGE, from the coding sequence ATGGCTCAGGAAAAGATCGAAAAGCATGGCGGCGGCGACTCGGACGAGGAGTTCGAGGGCGGCGGTCCGGCGGGGCAGGAACGGCGCGAGAAGCTCGGCGAGGACGTCGACACGATCCTCGACGAGATCGACGACGTGCTCGAGGAGAACGCCGAGGACTTCGTCCGCGCCTACGTGCAAAAGGGCGGCGAGTAA
- a CDS encoding metalloregulator ArsR/SmtB family transcription factor, translating to MTARAEPVPEATEHLVEVLKALANPIRLQVLGWLREPDRHFPPENAIADQNEVGVCVSHLQAKLGLAQSTVSAYLALLQRAGLVRSTRVGKWTHYRRDEQRIAQLVDLLGRSI from the coding sequence ATGACCGCACGAGCCGAACCCGTTCCGGAGGCCACCGAGCACCTCGTCGAGGTGCTGAAGGCGCTCGCCAACCCCATCCGGCTCCAGGTGCTCGGGTGGTTGCGCGAACCGGACCGGCACTTCCCGCCGGAGAACGCGATCGCCGACCAGAACGAGGTCGGCGTCTGCGTCAGTCATCTCCAGGCGAAGCTGGGGCTCGCGCAATCCACGGTGTCGGCGTACCTGGCGTTGCTGCAGCGTGCCGGCCTCGTCCGGTCCACCCGCGTGGGGAAGTGGACGCACTATCGCCGGGACGAACAGCGGATCGCGCAGCTCGTCGACCTGTTGGGACGCTCCATCTGA
- the pafA gene encoding Pup--protein ligase — translation MQRRIFGIETEFGVTCTFHGQRRLSPDEVARYLFRRVVSWGRSSNVFLSNGSRLYLDVGSHPEYATAECDDLVQLVTHDKAGERILEDLLVDAERRLADEGIGGDIFLFKNNTDSAGNSYGCHENYLVTRAGEFSRIADVLLPFLVTRQLICGAGKVLQTPRGAVYCLSQRAEHIWEGVSSATTRSRPIINTRDEPHADAERYRRLHVIVGDSNMAEPTTMLKVGSAHLVLEMIEAGVQFRDFTLDNPIRAIREISHDLTGRRQVRLAGGREASALDIQREYHARAVQHVKETGSSPQSERVVELWGRALEAVEQQDFSKIDTEIDWAIKHRLVERYRNKHDLDLSSPRIAQLDLAYHDIRRGRGIFDLLQRKGLVRRVTDDGEIELAKDTPPQTTRAKLRGDFIAAAQAAGRDFTVDWVHLKLNDQAQRTVLCKDPFRSVDERVERLISSL, via the coding sequence ATGCAGCGGCGGATCTTTGGCATCGAGACCGAGTTCGGGGTCACGTGCACCTTTCACGGGCAACGCAGGCTCTCCCCGGACGAAGTGGCGCGTTACCTGTTTCGGCGTGTCGTGTCCTGGGGGCGTTCGTCGAACGTCTTCCTGTCGAACGGGTCGCGGCTCTACCTCGACGTGGGCTCCCACCCGGAGTACGCGACAGCCGAGTGCGACGACCTCGTCCAGCTCGTCACGCATGACAAGGCAGGCGAGCGCATCCTCGAGGACCTCCTGGTCGACGCCGAGCGGCGGCTGGCGGACGAGGGCATCGGCGGCGACATCTTCCTGTTCAAGAACAACACCGACTCGGCGGGCAACTCCTACGGCTGCCATGAGAACTATCTCGTGACCCGTGCCGGGGAGTTCTCGCGGATCGCCGACGTGCTGCTGCCGTTCCTGGTGACCCGGCAGCTGATCTGCGGCGCGGGCAAGGTGCTGCAGACGCCGCGGGGCGCGGTGTACTGCCTGTCCCAGCGAGCGGAGCACATCTGGGAAGGCGTCTCCAGCGCCACCACGCGTTCGCGGCCGATCATCAACACCCGCGACGAGCCGCACGCCGACGCCGAACGCTACCGGCGCCTGCACGTGATCGTCGGCGACTCGAACATGGCCGAACCGACCACGATGCTCAAGGTCGGCTCCGCGCATCTGGTGCTGGAAATGATCGAAGCGGGTGTCCAGTTCCGCGACTTCACCCTGGACAACCCGATAAGGGCCATCCGCGAGATCAGCCACGACCTCACCGGCCGCCGCCAGGTGCGGCTCGCCGGCGGTCGCGAGGCGTCCGCACTCGACATCCAGCGCGAGTACCACGCCCGCGCCGTCCAGCACGTCAAGGAGACCGGTTCGTCACCGCAGTCCGAGCGCGTCGTCGAGCTGTGGGGCCGGGCGCTGGAGGCGGTCGAGCAGCAGGACTTCAGCAAGATCGACACCGAGATCGACTGGGCGATCAAGCACCGGCTGGTCGAGCGCTACCGCAACAAGCACGACCTCGACCTGTCGAGCCCGCGGATCGCCCAGCTCGACCTGGCCTACCACGACATCCGGCGCGGCCGCGGCATCTTCGACCTGCTGCAGCGGAAGGGCCTCGTGCGGCGGGTCACCGACGACGGGGAGATCGAACTGGCCAAGGACACCCCGCCGCAGACCACGCGGGCGAAGCTGCGCGGTGACTTCATCGCCGCCGCGCAGGCCGCCGGGCGTGACTTCACCGTGGACTGGGTGCACCTCAAGCTGAACGACCAGGCACAGCGGACCGTGTTGTGCAAGGACCCGTTCCGTTCGGTGGACGAACGGGTCGAGAGGCTCATTTCCTCGCTTTGA
- a CDS encoding TIGR03620 family F420-dependent LLM class oxidoreductase: MELGRFGIWTFDFEDQPASMLRDSVRELDELGWPAIWIPERDGREALTHAGFLLASTERMTVVNGIARIGSRGARWARGAALLLADGYPGRHVLGLGFGGARPGVEPLEAMSDYLDELDTITSANPLPAVPIRRLLAAYGPKMLGLARDRSEGAHTYHVPVSHTAQAREVLGRKAFLGVEHAVLFETDPGKAREIAREHLHVYLTSEYNVAKFLRLGYTEADLDGGRGSDRLVDDLVFWGDLDTVTAKLHGHLDAGADHVGVQVIGVRPGDSAMPHWRRLAESLLPG; encoded by the coding sequence ATGGAACTGGGGCGTTTCGGGATCTGGACGTTCGACTTCGAAGACCAGCCCGCGAGCATGCTGCGGGATTCGGTGCGGGAACTGGACGAACTGGGCTGGCCCGCGATCTGGATCCCGGAACGGGACGGACGGGAAGCCCTGACCCACGCCGGATTCCTGCTCGCGTCCACCGAACGCATGACCGTGGTCAACGGGATCGCGCGGATCGGCTCGCGCGGGGCGCGCTGGGCCCGCGGCGCCGCGCTCCTGCTGGCCGACGGCTATCCGGGGCGGCACGTGCTCGGGCTCGGCTTCGGTGGCGCGCGTCCCGGCGTCGAGCCGCTGGAGGCCATGAGCGACTATCTCGACGAACTCGACACCATCACCAGCGCGAACCCGTTGCCCGCTGTGCCGATCCGCCGGTTGCTCGCCGCGTACGGGCCGAAGATGCTCGGACTGGCCCGTGACCGGTCCGAGGGGGCGCACACCTATCACGTGCCGGTGTCGCACACCGCCCAGGCGAGGGAAGTGCTGGGACGGAAGGCGTTCCTCGGCGTCGAGCACGCCGTGCTCTTCGAAACCGACCCGGGCAAGGCGCGCGAGATCGCTCGCGAGCATCTGCACGTCTACCTGACGTCGGAGTACAACGTCGCCAAGTTCCTCCGGCTCGGCTACACGGAAGCCGATCTCGACGGCGGCCGCGGCAGCGACCGGCTCGTCGACGACCTCGTGTTCTGGGGCGACCTCGACACCGTCACCGCGAAGCTGCACGGCCATCTCGACGCGGGCGCCGACCACGTCGGGGTCCAGGTCATCGGCGTCCGCCCCGGCGACTCGGCCATGCCGCACTGGCGTCGGCTGGCCGAGTCGCTGCTGCCGGGCTAG
- a CDS encoding bifunctional phosphatase PAP2/diacylglycerol kinase family protein, with the protein MLKQLKRPFRKVGRTDRRLMARSAALPRTRADDVITSLSKSADKSKLWWCVAVLLAAKKGPTRRGALRGVAAIAGASAAANLIGKPLFPRRRPAAEEVPMHRRLVRRPTSSSFPSGHSASAAAFVTAVAMESPRTGAALAPLAVAVAYSRVHTGVHWPSDVGVGIGIGIGAGLLTRHWWPLHPDVPGRTAHTAEAPEMRDGEDMLVLINPHSGIDGKDPTEEARFAWPKATILYPDEKRDLREQLCEEIAAHDNTVRALGVAGGDGTVAAVAAVASDHDLPLALIPAGTLNHFARDIGMRSMPDADAATEAGNAVGVDLGEVEINDGDDHRYFVNTASLGGYPEMVRIRERLQKRHPKWPSAAIALARTLRRAKPLEVTLNGKRISIWLLFVGNGTYSPKGLAPSRRPALDTGLLDVRYLRADVPYSRARFILATITNSLNASHVYQELDVPELHVRLLDGNRRVATDGEVGPLGNDFRFRSRPSALTVYRL; encoded by the coding sequence GTGTTAAAGCAGCTCAAACGCCCTTTCCGCAAGGTCGGGCGAACCGACCGGAGGCTGATGGCCCGCAGCGCCGCCCTCCCGAGGACACGGGCCGACGACGTGATCACCTCGCTCTCCAAAAGTGCGGACAAATCCAAGCTTTGGTGGTGTGTCGCGGTCCTGCTCGCGGCGAAGAAGGGGCCGACGCGCCGGGGCGCGCTTCGCGGTGTGGCCGCCATCGCCGGCGCCAGCGCCGCGGCGAACCTGATCGGCAAACCGTTGTTCCCCCGCCGCCGTCCCGCGGCCGAAGAGGTGCCGATGCACCGGCGCCTCGTCCGGCGGCCGACCTCGTCGTCGTTCCCCTCCGGCCACTCGGCGTCGGCGGCGGCCTTCGTCACGGCCGTCGCGATGGAATCGCCCAGGACCGGTGCCGCGCTCGCCCCGCTGGCCGTGGCCGTGGCCTATTCCCGGGTCCACACGGGCGTCCACTGGCCCAGTGACGTCGGCGTGGGCATCGGCATCGGCATCGGCGCGGGCCTGCTGACGCGGCACTGGTGGCCGCTGCACCCCGACGTCCCCGGTCGCACCGCGCACACCGCCGAAGCGCCCGAGATGCGCGACGGGGAGGACATGCTCGTGCTGATCAACCCGCATTCGGGGATCGACGGCAAGGACCCGACCGAGGAAGCCCGCTTCGCCTGGCCCAAGGCCACCATCCTGTACCCGGACGAGAAGCGGGACCTGCGCGAGCAGCTCTGCGAAGAGATCGCCGCCCACGACAACACCGTGCGCGCGCTCGGTGTCGCCGGTGGTGACGGAACGGTCGCCGCGGTGGCCGCCGTCGCGTCCGACCACGATCTGCCGCTCGCGCTCATCCCGGCCGGCACCCTCAACCACTTCGCCCGCGACATCGGCATGCGCTCGATGCCCGACGCGGACGCCGCCACCGAAGCGGGCAACGCCGTCGGAGTCGACCTCGGCGAGGTCGAAATCAACGACGGCGACGACCACCGCTACTTCGTCAACACCGCCAGCCTCGGCGGTTACCCGGAGATGGTCCGCATCCGGGAAAGGCTGCAGAAGCGGCATCCGAAGTGGCCGTCCGCGGCGATCGCGCTCGCCCGCACCCTCCGGCGCGCGAAGCCGCTCGAAGTGACCCTCAACGGCAAGCGCATCAGCATCTGGCTGCTGTTCGTCGGCAACGGGACCTACTCGCCGAAGGGGCTCGCGCCGTCCCGCCGCCCGGCGCTCGACACCGGCCTGCTCGACGTCCGCTATCTGCGGGCCGACGTGCCGTATTCGCGGGCACGGTTCATCCTCGCGACGATCACGAACAGCCTCAACGCCAGCCACGTCTACCAGGAACTCGACGTCCCGGAGCTGCACGTCCGGCTGCTCGACGGCAACCGCCGCGTCGCCACCGACGGCGAGGTCGGCCCGCTCGGCAACGACTTCCGCTTCCGGTCGCGGCCCAGCGCGCTCACCGTCTACCGGCTCTAA